The genomic region CGGTTTGGTGGTGCCCTCGACGGTGCGGCTGAGGAGTTCACCCGTGCCTTCGACAAGGGTCTCAGCCCTCGTGACTTCGTCGACAGCATGCGCAAGgccaacaagctcatcccCGGTATTGGACACCGTATCAAGTCACGAAACAACCCCGATCTCCGAGTCGAGCTCGTTAAGGAATACgttctcaacaacttcccTAGCCACAAGCTCCTTGACTATGCTCTTGCTGTCGAGACTGTGACCACCTCCAAGAAAGATAACCTGATTCTTAACGTTGATGGTTGCATTGCTGTCTGCTTCGTCGATCTTGTCCGCAACTGCGGTGCCTTCTCTGCCGAGGAGGCTGAAGATTATCTCAAGATGGGTGTTCTCAACGGTCTCTTTGTTCTTGGCCGAAGCATTGGTCTTATTGCCCATTTCCTCGACCAGAAGCGTCTGCGTACTGGTCTTTACCGTCATCCTTGGGATGACATCACCTACCTCCTCCCCAACCTTCGGGAGGCTGGAGCCCCTGGCGCTGAGGGCCGGGTGGAAGTTTCTCTGTAAGAGATGGAGAATGATAATTCAAATgggaaaggaagaaataaGGCGTCGAGCATTTGATGATTTAGTGCCAGCCTGGACGCGTCGTGGGAAAAAACGACGGTCTGTACGAGGATTCCAATACAATGTAACTAGTGCTGGAGGCCGCAAGATGGACCTCCATATTACTCGCTTGATTCTATAGACAtgaatgttgatgtttgcTATGAAATATTTTCGCGCTACATGCTTAATGTGTCATGATCAACATGATAGGTGGTTTGAGAACCCTCGTCTCTTCAATCCGAATCACTCTTCTTGTATCAACCCGAATTTCTTGTAGATGTGGAGCGCTCACCAGCTCCCGAAtctttgatgatatcgaccaTATCTGTAGGGAAACATTGCGGCTGTAGATATCAGATTAAGGGAAAATGAATCACGGCACCTCAGGAAACCTCTTGAATCAGTGAGCACATCTTGGAAAAGATATCACTTCAAGTTTGATGTATTTCTGAGGCGGATGACTTAGCTCACGTGGTTCATCACGAGAAGTCCTCTCAGGGTGGTCACATGATATGCTCCCAAAACGGTTTGGCGTACCCAGTGGTTTTGACGCCGATTCTTGAGCTCATGCTTTCTTTGACGACGGCCGACGAAACGTGAACGGCGGGCTGGTGTTTCTGGGGCTTCTTCGATTCCAATTGCAGGCTATCTATGGTAGGTCGCCCACATCTCCCATTGATAGGTAGATCTCGCTCACACAAAGTATAGATCCTGCGCTCCATTTTCTCCCAAGGATCAACCACTACAAACCACCTCCAACAATGTCTTTCTTCCGCATCACCCTTCATCGCTCCGCCATCGGTCTTCCCGAGCGCACACGAGGTGTCCTCGCCGCTCTAGGCCTGCGCCGCCGTATGCAGACCGTCTTTCATCCCGTTCACCCACAGTTCGCCGGTATGATCCTCAAGGTGAAGGAGCTGGTTCGTGTTGAGGAGGTGGATCGCGCCCTGAGCAAAAGAGAAGTGAAGGCTGCGCGGACGCCGGATCCCGGGTTTTATGTTGAAAAGGCTGTGCCAAGAATGTAAAAATATGTGATGataccaagaaagagaaatggGAGTGTACTATACTGTAATGATCCTTGTACAAAAGGTGGTGCAAGATAGGACGAAACTTTAGAAGTGCGATCAAGTCACATCGAGTTTTAATTCACAAATCACTTGGATGTAGAAATGAAATACAAGAACTTCGCATTGAGACCCTAAACACCCCGAACACGATATTCATTACAGATGTATCACGAATACCCCAACTCTCACAATTACGCGTCTAGCCCTCCTTTATCCCAACCGCAAGTCGTACTACCCTAAAATGGGCCATCATGTGAGTAAAACTTCTAGTCTGTCTCTCGCTGCCCATCTACCAGAGTTAAAACCTGATATCGCCCCAACAAAACAGTCTCAAGTGGTGGAGTAGACAGCGCCCAAGGCAAAAGCCCTGATACTAGAAACTATGATTTCCTTGGTAAACTGTGCTGTTCAAAAGCTACGAGCTTTGTCAATATACTCCTGGCTGGGAGTCTCGTACTCATTGACAAAATATGTCTCGCAGTTACGTCCTAACCAGACATTGAACTTTCCTATCTCCTCTCGAAGACGGGACACGGACTGCTGGTCCATGTTGGTCTGCGCCAACAGTTCGGGGAGAGAGACTGGTAACATCAAGTCAGCAAgaaattatttataactgGGGGCGAAGGGAAATAGGTACCAATTAGTCGAGCAAGATGCTCAGCGCCATAGACATCGCAGACATTGGTGATTTCTGGGTTCGCCTCAGTGTTCTCCCAGAGCTTCCTGATATCCATGTACTGATGGCGCTCGAAACTAGTCCCAGTCAGTTGTCTGAACCGATGAAAAGTGGTTAGACTTACCGGTACAGCAAAATTCTGCTAAGAGCCTTCTCGAAGTACTCACGGAAGCCTGCGACGACTTCTTCCAATATGTCCATGCTGGAAGATCCCTCTTCGCGGTGTGGACGCTCATGCGCAAGATAGTCTTCAAATATCTTGGTGACTGGCTTAttatgaggaagagggaCAAGCTggttgttcttggtgatgttttcCCAATCATCAACCAGCATCGCTTGAATGTGGTCGGGCACCGGGATTTTGATCATAGGTTTGTTGTGGAAAGCATCCTCCTAAGGCAAGGTTAGTACATGAAGCATTACGCAAGCTGCGAAACAGCTGGTGGCCGCTGCATAGGCATATGAGATCAAGGAGTGTATATGGGATCGAATACCGTCTCGAGCTGGTCGCATGAGCgcggcttgggcttggcacTAGGCTTGAGAGGCTTCTGACGTGGCTGCTTTGGCTCATCTTCGACAGTCAGGGGCATAGCGTAGCGATCATCATGGATCAGTTTACCCGACTCTGATACATAGCGATGATCACTAGAGGGGAGAAGAGTAAGATGGTCCTTAGGTTCTTTGAGCTTGGTCAACTTGACCTTCTTAGAGGACTTAAGGGAATCCATCGACTTGTCAGGCTGGGCCAAATCAGGAGAGCCCCGAACATTGGTAGTAGGGAAAAAGCCTTGCGGAGCAGAAAGGTCGCTCGCCGAATCCATGACGCCGCAGTGCCTTGCCGTTGATGAAGGGCTGGGGGTAACAGGGGCAAGTGCTTAAGCAAGGGAAATGTTATgatgggaagaagaagactaGGAAGCACGGGAACTTTGAAAACAGTAGAGCAGACTAGAGCTGCGGGAGGGAAAGGATGTAGTGCGTAGAAATGATGCCTTGTCAAAGTGGGATTTTGATGCTGGGACAAGGGCGAGTAGTGACAAGAAAGGAATCATGGAGGGGAAAACGGCAGCGCCATAGGCAGTGTTGGGTATAGGCGGAGGCTGGATCACAATATAAGGCTCGGTATGGCCCTGGTTCAACCGATCAGATGGGAAAACACACTTTGATACAATAACAACCTCTTCCCCAATTTTGAGATAAGGAGGTATCGGTGAATAGTGTAACAGAGTATggatgcttcttctttcaaCCAGTCTCACCAAAGGGCCAACTGGGCCAAATTTGCATATCACAGCCCAGAACTGCCGGAGAACACTCGCAAAAAGAACAAACAAAGCATTGGGTGGTATGGTCTGGGCGACGTAGCAAAGAATATCAATGAGCAAAGAATTTCTTACCTGTTCCAATTCCCAGTCTttgcctcgtcttcctcccctGCCTCCTTGAACAGTGGCAGAGCCTGATCGCTCCTCGCTGACTCTAGCAGACTCAGCACCACTTCTCAGGCCCTTCTTCGGCTGCTTAGTGCTTCGTTGGATGTTATGCTTCAACTGCGCGTGCAACTGTGCAGCCAGCTCTTTGTGCTCATCGTCGAAGGTCCGGATGCGGTCTACCAGCACCCAGTCGTCCCAGGTGTTCTTCCACCCCTTGTAATGGACTTTGTACTTGTATCCGTCACTGGGCTTCTCAGCTGGCTGAACATCCATAATCTTGGCTTCGTAGAGCATATCCATGTGGAAACAGAGCACTTTTTGATCTTTGCTGAACGGCGGTGGTGCCGGTTGCTGTCGAGCAGGAGCCATGTCTGTTATGTAAAGgacaaaaaagagaagaagttaCAAGAGTGGTAAAAAAGTGGTATAAAAGCAAAGTTAACAAAGCACGGATGCAGTTCTCGAAAGTCTAGCCAAGTCCAAAATCGATGAGTGTTGATAATAAGAACAATGGGTatggggatggatggatgagatTGAATGCCCAGATACAGTGCAGATACAGGTTTCTGTTAACAATTTACGGTAAGGTACCCGTagtttggagaagagaaggtaAGGTACACACTTAGTTCGCGTTAATGAGGGAACAGGGGATGTTCACTGTGACCACGCGACGCGACAGCCCCCTTAGGTTGGTTCAGAGTCAAAAGCTGATGGAAGTACTTGAATGGATGTGATAAGATAAGGGATTTGTTGGTAACAAAGGAGTGGATAGTGGAAAGTCAATGCTTACACTGGGCTGGATTAGTGGGAGGTGACCGTCCCCACCCCCCCCAGGCCCGCTCTCGAgacatccaatccatccataTTGGATTCAAGCCAATTTAGGTTCTTGTCACTAGGAAAAGGTCTTGCACCTTTGAAGTTCACTAGAACTGATATTAGCAAACCGGAAACGGTCTGtgatttcttctcttctctttcttttccttttttttttttttttttttttttaacgtTTATTCAAGTTTCTTAGACTTGCAGTAAGTCGTATAGACTACACCCAAATTCCCTAGAGATATCTACAGCTCCATATATACACATCGTTCTTGACCTCAGCTTCTCCCGTCTAGCTATCATTTAGGTGGCTCTTCATCGTGGTATCTAGCCTCGAGTACTTAAGATACATATATGTCGAGGTTAGGTACACGTAGTGGAAGGCTTAAGCTAGGGAACTGTGTTACTGCTAGCAGACAACAGAAGGGTCATAAACAGTATGCTTTATGCCTTTATACTACTTTCATGTAAATCATCCCAGCTGATACAAGAACCCCTAAGCCATTTAGCTTTAATGATGTTGTGATCCTTTCACTACCGAGTGCTGACACTAGAAAGAGGACATAATACGGTGTTCCATAAGTAGACATTAGCCGTTTCCTCGGACCTTTGGCAGGAACTTGATTCATTGACTTGCTGGCACAGGATGATGACCAAATCTTGAGGTCAACTTGACAGCGGCTCAGCTTCATCTATTACTACTGTTATCAGTCGTGATGAAAGAGCGGCGCCGGCGAGCACTCCAAGGTCTagaaagaagcccaagagacATAAAGGTATGATATCATGAAAAATAGATGTATGTAACTACACTGTTCCCAGCTTGTGTTTGTACGAAACTTCGTTTATCAACAAAGAGGGGAaaacatgaagaagaggaaaagagacgAGGAGGACACCGAATGGTACTTAGAAGGTCTACCAAAACCCCCTATTGTCtcgtacctacctatccaGGCATTGAACAACGTCCTGTTGTGTAAGCTGGGGATAATGTGGGGCACTTAACGCGTTTCATTTTCAAGACGCGTCCTGATTGCATTCCATACCAAAGCTGAGCATATCGGTCCAATACCTTTCTTAGCATCAAGGGCCTTTTTCAACAATCGCACGGGGGTTAACTCAACTCGAAAACATAGATATGGCACCAACAGAAGCAGAACTTCTTGCAAATTACCTCATACAGCCATCTCCTTTGACCGCTATCGTCACACTCGAGCAATTCAAGACCCTCTTTCCCCGTCCACTGCAGTCCTCACCTCAGGTTCGATCACTCTTTCGAGATCTACAAGCTCAACGCGCAGATCTTCTCGACCAAGTCGCCGAAAATATCGCACATGAAGCGAAACGGGGGATCACAATGCGACGAGAAGTCGTGCGGGCTAAGCGCGAGGCAGAGCGAGAGGATATAGACGCCGAGATTGAGATGGAGCGAGCAGTATGTCCAGACGAGTACACATCCTCGTGCAAATACTGACCGACGCTGCTTACAGCTATTCGGAGATGTTTCAGGTGCAGCGAGTGCCAAACATACTCTCAACTCTGCTATTCCAGAACTTGAGGGTGCCGCAGGTGTACTACATGCCGAACTTGCACAtttgaaagaggaagaagcaacCTTGCTCGACTCTGTACAACAGACTATAGGAGCTTTGAGCGATCTACGATACGGGAAATTCGCCAATGGTCGAATAGGCGAGGGGGTCATCGATGGCCTCAAAAACGTAGAAGCAGCTTGCGAAAACAAATCATGAACGAACAGATCACTTCAAGGGTGTCTACAACTTCACGAGAATAGTCATCTCTCTGAGCCAGAAACTTCATATATTTGCACGACAGATCAACATTTTCCCATATATCGAACGATTTGACGGTTCCATCACTAAAGCCTGTCAAGTGTTTGCTAACAATGAATTATTGGGCGCGCTGAGCACCGGCCTGGGGGGCACCGTTGGCGCCTTGCATGCGACGGGACCTAGTGCTATTAGTATCACTTTTGTTTGGTTCAGGGGTTGTCACAACTCACATCATGGCGCGGCTACCGAAAGAGACAACGAGCATGAAGAGCCAGTTGGGGATGAGGCCCATAGCCCACATGAGGTAGCCGAAGGGAACAGCTACGCCGTACTCGGCAAGCTTACCGTTGAAGGGATGGAACCAGCTGCTGTCAATGCGATGGAACTGGTCCTTGCTACCGGACTCGTGGAAGGCAACCAGAGTGTCTGAGGTTGTGGTGGTCAGGTTAAGCCTCTTGCTATAAATCTCGACGGGCGCAGGTTCGGGGAGCATCTCAATGATATAGAGGCTGGCGGGACCTGCAGACCAGGCATTGCAGAGAATGGGCTGGTTGTCGCAATTCAAGTAGGCCATATGGGGGGTGTTGTCGAGGAGCGCAAACTTGGCAGCGGTCTCGTTGAAGGCCTGCTCGACAGTTCCGCACCGACCTTTAATTACATGTCAGCATTAGTTCATTACGACTGACACGGTggtaataatttaatctttttgTGGCATAAATCATATGGTGTAAATTCCTGGTGGGCAAACGTACCGTAGCATGTCTTGTTGCCGCCAGAAATGAGCAGCCACCACTCTTCAGGCGAAGTAGTACCAGCGGAAACAGGCTCGTAAAGGGTTTGTTTCCAGTTTTCCAGGGTCAGGACGTTGAGTCTCATAGAGCCAGCCTTCGCCTCAGCGGCTGCAACAGGGTCATGATGGCCTGGGTTGGGAATATATGAGGCGAATTGTCCGATGACATTTTGGAACTGGGCCTTGTACTGGTCGATAGGCGAGTCTTGAGCGGCAGCAAGGGCGGGCAGAGCCGCAAGAAcagttgaggatgagaagcgcATATTGGCAATTTACTTCTATGAGCTTGGGATATTTGACAGCGAAGTAAGGCGCAAGTTAATTAACAAATATCGAACTTGAGGAGACTGCTGGAGAGGAAtggaagagaggaagaagaagaagaagaagaaggaagggAAGATAAGACAGGCAGGCAATGGCCAGATGGAAAGATGAACGGGCTCCGGTGGAgatgaatgaatggatggGCTAAGGTAAGGGTAACTATGGCTAAGCTTGGATAAAGACCCCAGTGAAATTGGATACATGGGGAAAGCTGGACCCTTGTAATCGTTGGGGAGATTCTTCAGTGGCTTATGTACTTTGTTATTTCCTCTTTATTACCTTGGCTGCTGACTTATACGTGAGGTACGGTAAAGGGAACCTAAGTATCTGTTTAAACCTGGAAATCCTGAGCAATGGAGGAGACAACTGGTAATTCAAAGGCTAAGAAAGAGAGAGGTAGAATCAAATCAAAGCAAAGGAACCAGGTGAATCAATGCACTTTTGCGCATGAATGATACTCCAGAAATCTGGTTCTTGATAACGCCGGTAATCGACGTGTTATGGTCATATAACATGGATGCTGAAGTTTCCATCCACATTGCGTATTCCCCCGCGCAAAGTCAACCCCGACCGACAAGTTGAAAACCAATGATGACACCTAACGAGCAACGATTTGATACCTCCAGCCCACCCTGACAGCTAACACATGCCTAGGTAGGTGTCTAGGTACTTGTTAGTAAGTTAGACCAGTTCCACTAAATTGGGCAAACCTCCTGTTCCGTCACTCCACGAGACCCCAACAGCTAGCTACCTTACCACACCCCAGTCATGATCACAAATACAAAGACACGGACCGACACTTATTCCGTGTCATTCTCACGTCCTTTCAGCGCGCGTGTCTGTGAAGTGATTCACGACACTACCAGATTTTAACAATTAGTTCtattcttggtcttgaagtTTCTGATCCTCTTATTTGTTGTATTCTACACTTGTCTACTCCAATTCTCTACCTACGTAACGTTCTCCAACTCGTATAATCGGTGTGCCCATACCATTCGACCCGTCTCGTAGCAACCACCGTGCCCCCGGTTCTATTCCATCACGTTCACTATGAATCCTCAGATGGGccagcaaggccaaggccaaggccagcaagCTGGTGCTGGCCAGGCACAGCAACGTCCACCACCTATGTATCAACCCAACCAGATCAGGAACCTTCCAACATTGAGTGACGAGGAAAAGTCCAAGTACGAGGCCGGATTGCAAGGTCTTTGGAACAAAGCCAACAACTCTCCCCAGAACAGCCCAGACAACATTGCTGCCCGTCAAAAAATCATAGAGTTCTCGAAGATGCTTATCACAAAGATCCAGCAAAGACGATCCCAGCAGATGCAAGGACAGAATGCCCAGAGCCAGCAGGCTCGCCCTCAGCAAATGCAACAGAACGCTGCTGGGCAAGCAAATCAAgcacagcctcagcaacaagctgCCGGGGCTGCTGCAGGTAGCCAACcagctactgctgctgccgtTCGACGAAACCCAGTCCCCGATCATATCCAGCAGCATgttaataaggttaattttCGAGTTCCTCAGTCCGTCATCGATAAATCCGCTGCCGAGGCTACCAAATGGAtagaagagatcaaggaacGTTATACCCGAGCCTTGATGACTATGGATGCGAGCAAACAGAAGATGGCTCAAATTGATAAAATCATTAATGATAGAGCCGCAGCTGGACAGCCATTCAAAGAAGATGAGCTTCGACAGCTACAATTGAAAAAGGATCAACAGCTCAAAGCCCATACGGATGCCCACAAATGGGTTGACAGTGTGCGCAAGCAACAGGGAAGTCTGCAGGGCACTGGCCAGGCCCAagcacaagctcaagctcaaccgCAAGCACAAAACTCTGCCAGGTTGTCGCAACAAGGAAGTCAGCCAGTGCAGCAGGCTGCAGCGACACAACAAAATCAACCCCAAGGACAGTCCAggccacagcagcagcaacaacaacaacaaacccaGGCAGCGCAAAACCAACCTCAAGCGTCTCAGCAACAGAACAACGCGCAAGCTAATACTGCCCCTGTTAACGCGGCTGTTGAAGTTGCTAAGCAGCAGTTAGCCGCCGTTAGTCGAGCTTCCCCAGTTAACGGAACACCTGGAACAGCACCGGCGCAGGTACGTCCTGCGCAAGGGACACCTCAACCAGGACGCCAGCAACTACCAGCGGCGCAAGTTCAGGTTAAACAAGAACCTGGTGCTCCCCCCATGAATCCTGTGATGGCTTCGGCAGCTGCGCAGAATCAGGCTGGGACGCCGACCCAGCAGAACGCACCACGGATACCTACGCCCCAACAAGCGGCGGCGGCTTCTGCTCCAGTAACAGCGGCGGGTCCTCAGCAAGCTCTCAGTCACTCAGCTGCGATGGATCTTGCAAACCAGAAGGCTATTAACACTCCAGGAAGTGCCTCGGTGCCTGGCCGGCCTGCCGCGACTGGAACACCTACACCGGGTAGTGCAGTGAATCAAGGAGTGATGGGACCCAACGTTCCCCAGCAACCAACACCACAAGGTCATCCACATGCACATCCCCCACAACCTCAACAAACGCCAATGCAGTCTAAAATGCCTATCCCCAAGGTGCTTCCCGAAAAGGCCACAGCCGTGCCTCAAGGTGTTTCGGTTGGTGGCGGCGTGAGCGCTGGTCGGCCTACAATGACCCAAGGAAGCGGAACCCTCGGCGGCGTTATGAGCCAACCGGCGATGGCTAGAATTCCAGCCTACAATCACGAAGCTGAGGGAGATCACGTTTTGAGTAAGAAAAAGTTGGACGAACTCGTTCGGCAAGTATGCGGAGGCCCAGCCGAGGGGCAAGATGGAAACCTGCTCACTCCTGAAGTGGAGGAGGTGAGTTGATCGCATGCTGCAGTTGAGACGAAATTACTAATTTAGTCCTAGAACGTCCTGAACATGGCAGACTCGTTTGTTGACAGTGTCCTACATGCGGCGTGTCGAAACTCAAAAGAGCGAGGTTCCAAAGTGCTTGAGATTCGCGACATCCAACTTGTCCTGGAGAGAACTTACAACATTCGTGTCCCTGGATACTCTTCTGATGAGCTTCGTACTGTCCGCAAGATTCAGCCATCTACTGGATGGATTGCAAAAATGAGTGCAGTTCAGGCGGCGAAGGTCATGCCTGGCAAGGGTGAATAATGCACCGGCCCTGGGAAAGTGGTGGTGGATATGAAAATGCCCATCCGCGAGCTAAAAGAACATCTGGTGTTGGTACACTTTTGTGTTTTACAAAAACAGGCGTTGGGTGTATACCCGGAACAAATCGGCGTCAAGGGGTATTCGTTTTGGTATGATGAGGCTATTCTCGGAAAGAAGGTAGACCATGATATGAGGTGCCTCTCTCATATGCAAGCGTTGGCCCTCTAGGTTACAATGCAAATAATAAACGTCTGCTTACTCTACCTAAGTATGACTCGACACTCGCTACAGTCCTAGAATTTGAAGTATTGCCAAATTGCCATCTTTCTTGTCAGCATGAGGAAAGGAGAAGTCTGGGAACCATACACATTTATTCCCCTAGACGATACTATTTGCATATCCATTCTTGACTAAAAGGCCCTTTCTCGATTTTGGAAGCTGCTATATTAGTAGGGTATCGTCACTTTATcacttacctacctacttaggTAGACAC from Fusarium fujikuroi IMI 58289 draft genome, chromosome FFUJ_chr04 harbors:
- a CDS encoding related to general RNA polymerase II transcription factor TAF12; the protein is MNPQMGQQGQGQGQQAGAGQAQQRPPPMYQPNQIRNLPTLSDEEKSKYEAGLQGLWNKANNSPQNSPDNIAARQKIIEFSKMLITKIQQRRSQQMQGQNAQSQQARPQQMQQNAAGQANQAQPQQQAAGAAAGSQPATAAAVRRNPVPDHIQQHVNKVNFRVPQSVIDKSAAEATKWIEEIKERYTRALMTMDASKQKMAQIDKIINDRAAAGQPFKEDELRQLQLKKDQQLKAHTDAHKWVDSVRKQQGSLQGTGQAQAQAQAQPQAQNSARLSQQGSQPVQQAAATQQNQPQGQSRPQQQQQQQQTQAAQNQPQASQQQNNAQANTAPVNAAVEVAKQQLAAVSRASPVNGTPGTAPAQVRPAQGTPQPGRQQLPAAQVQVKQEPGAPPMNPVMASAAAQNQAGTPTQQNAPRIPTPQQAAAASAPVTAAGPQQALSHSAAMDLANQKAINTPGSASVPGRPAATGTPTPGSAVNQGVMGPNVPQQPTPQGHPHAHPPQPQQTPMQSKMPIPKVLPEKATAVPQGVSVGGGVSAGRPTMTQGSGTLGGVMSQPAMARIPAYNHEAEGDHVLSKKKLDELVRQVCGGPAEGQDGNLLTPEVEENVLNMADSFVDSVLHAACRNSKERGSKVLEIRDIQLVLERTYNIRVPGYSSDELRTVRKIQPSTGWIAKMSAVQAAKVMPGKGE
- a CDS encoding probable ribosomal protein L30 produces the protein MSFFRITLHRSAIGLPERTRGVLAALGLRRRMQTVFHPVHPQFAGMILKVKELVRVEEVDRALSKREVKAARTPDPGFYVEKAVPRM
- a CDS encoding related to Chromo domain protein Alp13; the encoded protein is MAPARQQPAPPPFSKDQKVLCFHMDMLYEAKIMDVQPAEKPSDGYKYKVHYKGWKNTWDDWVLVDRIRTFDDEHKELAAQLHAQLKHNIQRSTKQPKKGLRSGAESARVSEERSGSATVQGGRGGRRGKDWELEQTIPPNALFVLFASVLRQFWAVICKFGPVGPLVRLVERRSIHTLLHYSPIPPYLKIGEEVVIVSKCVFPSDRLNQGHTEPYIVIQPPPIPNTAYGAAVFPSMIPFLSLLALVPASKSHFDKASFLRTTSFPSRSSSLLYCFQTLAPVTPSPSSTARHCGVMDSASDLSAPQGFFPTTNVRGSPDLAQPDKSMDSLKSSKKVKLTKLKEPKDHLTLLPSSDHRYVSESGKLIHDDRYAMPLTVEDEPKQPRQKPLKPSAKPKPRSCDQLETEDAFHNKPMIKIPVPDHIQAMLVDDWENITKNNQLVPLPHNKPVTKIFEDYLAHERPHREEGSSSMDILEEVVAGFREYFEKALSRILLYRFERHQYMDIRKLWENTEANPEITNVCDVYGAEHLARLIVSLPELLAQTNMDQQSVSRLREEIGKFNVWLGRNCETYFVNEYETPSQEYIDKARSF